The nucleotide sequence TCGCGCGCCATGCGCCTTCTGCCCGTGCGTCGTCGTCTGCGATGGGTGGAAGCGCGCCGGGCGCTCCGGCGAGTCCAAGGTCCCGGCCCGTTGAACGGGATGTCGTGCGCTTAATCCAGCCGGCAAGGCGCGACAACGCGGCTGCGTGCGGACCCGCCGTACCGATTCCGCCAGCCCGGCCCGCGCGGGCACGGCCATGTGCGTCCGCGCACACGGCCAAGCCTGGGGATCCCCAGGGACCCTGGGTCCTTGGGCGGGGTCCCGGGGCGCGCAGCCCTGCACCCGCCAAAGGTCTCGACCTCTGGAATCCGGGACCTGTCTACGCCTACCGGGCGTCGCCGAGCACGGCCTGGACCAGGGCCAGCACCGCGACCGCCGCGGTGTCGGCCCGCAGGATGCGGGGGCCGAGGGACAGGGCGACGGTGTTCGGGCGGGCGGCGATCAGCGCGCGCTCCTCCGGCGCGAAGCCGCCCTCCGGCCCGACCAGCACGGCGAGCGGCGGGGCTGCCGCCGGGTCGCCCGCCCCGCGGAGCGCCGAGACCGAGTCGGCGACGGGCGCGTCCTCGTCGCAGAAGACCAGCAGGCGCTCGGGCGCGAGCTCCGCCAGCGCCTCGGGCAGGCGCGCGGGCTCGGCGACCGCGGGGATCGCCAGGATGCCGCACTGCTCGGCCGCTTCCACCACGTTCGCCCCGAGCCGCTCCAGGTTGATCCGCTCCCCTTGCGTGTAGCGGGTGAAGACCGGACGGATCGTGCCGGCCCCCATCTCGACCGCCTTCTGGGCGAGGTAGTCGAGCCGCGCGCTCTTCAGGGGTGCGAAGAGATAGTGCAGGTCGGAGGGCGCCGTCTGGGGCCGGGTCCGCTCCATCACCTGAAGGTCCGCGCTCTTGCGGCCCGAGGGCACGAGGCTCGCCCGCCACTCGCCGTCGCGCCCGTTGAAGAGCAGGACCGGATCCTCGGGCTTCCGGCGCAGGACGTTCAGCAGGTAGTTCGCCTGCGCCCGGTCGAGGGGCAGGCTGGCCCCAGCGTAGAGATCCGCCGCGACATGGAGCCGAGGCGCGGTGAAGTCGTAGGCAGCCATGCCGGTCTGGTCGCGCGCGGCACGGCCCCTGTCAACGCGGCGCGGCCGGGCGCACGAACACGTTGCCAAAAGGTTACAGCAGCCGTTTTTTCGTCCGATCTCCGCTTCTGACTGCAACCCGCCGCGCCTTCGCGGTTGGCGGCGGCCGGACGCGTCTTGATTGACGCCACATTCCTGTGGCGAACGAGAACACCAAGAACACAGCCGGCGGCGCCTCGGTCGGGCTCCGGCGCCCGGGGCGGCCCCAAGGACACGGCCCGAAGGATCCCAGGAGTCTAGGCGATGGCATTCAGAACCTGCGTACTGGCCGCGGCGGCGCTCGCCGGCAGCACCCTCTGGGGCGCTGCCGCCCTCGCGCAGCAATCGTCCGATTGCGGCGCGATCCAGAAGACCCTGGAGGAGCGCAAGTCGCTTGTGGCGAAGGCGAACGCCGCCTCGACCTCGAAGAAGAAGATGACGCCCCAGGAGGCCTGCGCCCTGTTTGGCAAGCTCCAGCAGAACGGCGTCTCGGGCATCAAGTGGATCGAGGCCAACAAGGAGTGGTGCTCGATCCCCGATTCGTTCGCGCAGGGCTTCAAGGCCGACAACCAGAAGGTCGGCGAGGTCCGCACCAAGGTCTGCGGCATGGCCGCCCAGGCCGCCAAGATGGAGGCGCAGGCCCGCGCCCAGGCCTCGAACGGCGGCGGCGGCGGCCTGCTCGGCGGGCCGGGCCTGACCGGCTCGTTCAAGCTGCCCCAGGGCGCGCTCTGATCTTCGGGTGCGCGCGGCACGGAGCGTGAGCGGCCCCGCGGACGGACGCGTCGCGGACGCGGTCGCGGGGCACTGGGTCGATCGGCTCGCGCCGCGCTCGGCTCGGCCCTACCTGCGCCTCGCCCGCATCGACCGGCCTATCGGCTGGTGGCTGCTGCTCCTGCCCTGCTGGTGGTCAGCGGCGCTTGCCGCGACCCGGGCCGACCATCCCTGGCCCGATCCCTGGCACCTCGTCCTCTTCCTCGTGGGCGCGGTCGCTATGCGCGGGGCGGGCTCGACCTACAACGACATCGCCGACCGCGACCTCGACGCGCAGGTCGAGCGCACCCGCTCGCGCCCGCTCCCCTCGGGCCAGGTGCGGACCCGCGCCGCGGCCCTGTTCCTGATCGCGCAGGCGCTGGTCGGCCTCGCCGTGCTGCTGCAGTTCAACGGCGCGGCGATCCTCTGCGGGCTTTGCTCGCTGGTGCCGGTCGCGATCTACCCGTTCATGAAGCGGGTGATGCCGATGCCGCAGGCCGTGCTCGGCCTTGCCTTCGCCTGGGGCGCGCTGATGGGCTGGGTTGCGGTGTTCGGCGCGCTCGGCGTGCCGGCGCTCGCCCTTTATGTGGGCTCGGTCGCCTGGGTGATCGGCTACGACACGATCTACGCCGTACAGGACATCGAGGACGACGAGATCGCCGGGATCCGCTCCTCGGCCCGCCTGTTCGGCGACCGGCTGAAGCTGGCCGTGGGGCTCTGCTACGGGCTCGCCGTGCTCGGCGTCGCGCTTGCCGTGCGGGGTGCGGGCGGCGGGCCGCTCGCCTATCTGGGTGTGCTGGCCTTCGCGGGCCATCTCGCCTGGCAGGTCTGGTCCCTGCGGGAGCGCGACGGGCGCGGAGCACTTGCCCTGTTCCGGTCCAACCGCGGCGCGGGCCTCGTCCTGTTCGCGGGCCTCGCCGCCGACACGGTGGCGCTCGGCTGGCTGTACTGACTCTCTCCCCGATCCGCTCAGGTCCGGGCGATGATCTCCTTCTCGCCCCGGTGGATCAGCGGGCGGGCGGGCAGGCGGCCGGTCTTGCGGCGGACGAGGAAGCGCGGGCGCCGGTCGCAGAGCGAGCCGTGGCGGCGACGCATCCGGATCTTGCCGAGGGCGAGGCGGCCGAGCTGCTGCGAGACCGGGCAGAGCACGCCGTCCTCGCGCACGATCATCCGGGCAAGGCCCGCCTTCTGCGCAACGTCGCGCCACACGGCCACGACCTCCTCCTCGCAGAACGGGCCCATCTGGTCGAAGATCCGGCCTTCGGCATCGACGAGGGCCAGCATGAACCGGTCCTCTCCGCTGATCTCGCTGGCCTCGCCCGCGAAGGCGAGCGCGACGCCCGCGGGCCGGGTACCCTGCTGGGTGGCGCCGAAGATCGGGAGCGCCGGGAAGGCTGCGGGCCAGACCGGGGCCGCGGCGCCGTCCTGGCAGTGGATCTCGTGCGGGCTCGCCATGGTTTCGAAGGTGTTCATCGGTTCGATGCCCTGTTGCAAGTGGCGATCTCTGTCGGACCGTCCGTTATGCAGAGCAGATTGGCCGTCCACCTCCCTCGATGACCTTAAGAGCCAGCGTTAAGCGAATCTGGACCTGGGCCTTGCTGGCGGAATGCTCAACGCTTCCTTGCCCCGATAGGCCGAATGCGGCGGATGCGAGCGGGGGCCTCGCGCTGCTTGTGGGCCTACGCACCGCACCTTAGAACGGTGGGAATGCCGGTCTCGCCGGCCCGACCCTCTCACGTCCCGTATCGTCCGGCCCGCCCGCGCGGATCGCCGCGCCGCTTTGGGGCCGACCCGAACCGGATCACGGATGCCCGACTCGATCTCCGCCGCCTCCGTATCCGCGCTGATGCCGGCCCTGCGCGGCGCGCTCCGCGAGGCGGCGGATCTCGCCCTGCCGTTCTTCCGCCGGGGCGACCAGACCTCGGCGCGGGTCTGGTCGAAGGCCGGCGGCTCGCCGGTGACGGAGGCCGATGTCGCCGTCGACACCTTTCTGAAGATCCGCCTGAGCGAGCTGGTGCCGCAGGCCGCATGGCTCTCGGAGGAGACGGCCGACGACCACGCCCGGATCGGGCGGGATCTCGTCTGGATCGTCGATCCGATCGACGGCACGCGGGCCTTCCTGTCGGGGCACCCGGACTGGTCGATCGCGGTGGCGCTGCTGTCGCGGGGCGAGCCGCTCGTCGGCTTCGTGCACGCCCCGGTCTGCGGCAAGGCCTACGAGGCCGTCCGCGGGCAGGGCGCCACCTGCAACGGGCAACCGATCCAGGTCTCAGGACGCGCCGAACTGCCCGGCGCGCGCGTGACCGGCCCCAGGCCGATGTTCGACCGGCTGGAGCGCGGCGTAACGCAGACCGGAGCGGAGCCGGATTTCACGACGATCGAGCGCATCCCCTCGCTGGCTCTGCGGCTCGCGCGCGTGGCCGAGGGCGCGATCGATCTCGGCCTGATCACCGCGAATGCGCGGGATTGGGATCTGGCAGGCGCGGACCTCGTCCTGCGCGAGGCGGGCGGCAGCGTCCGCGACTTGGCGGGGCAGATGCCGGTCTACAACCGG is from Methylobacterium radiodurans and encodes:
- a CDS encoding inositol monophosphatase family protein is translated as MPDSISAASVSALMPALRGALREAADLALPFFRRGDQTSARVWSKAGGSPVTEADVAVDTFLKIRLSELVPQAAWLSEETADDHARIGRDLVWIVDPIDGTRAFLSGHPDWSIAVALLSRGEPLVGFVHAPVCGKAYEAVRGQGATCNGQPIQVSGRAELPGARVTGPRPMFDRLERGVTQTGAEPDFTTIERIPSLALRLARVAEGAIDLGLITANARDWDLAGADLVLREAGGSVRDLAGQMPVYNRPEPVHGELVAVPDSLRDQALSAWQSGS
- a CDS encoding 16S rRNA (uracil(1498)-N(3))-methyltransferase, with amino-acid sequence MAAYDFTAPRLHVAADLYAGASLPLDRAQANYLLNVLRRKPEDPVLLFNGRDGEWRASLVPSGRKSADLQVMERTRPQTAPSDLHYLFAPLKSARLDYLAQKAVEMGAGTIRPVFTRYTQGERINLERLGANVVEAAEQCGILAIPAVAEPARLPEALAELAPERLLVFCDEDAPVADSVSALRGAGDPAAAPPLAVLVGPEGGFAPEERALIAARPNTVALSLGPRILRADTAAVAVLALVQAVLGDAR
- the ubiA gene encoding 4-hydroxybenzoate octaprenyltransferase; the protein is MSGPADGRVADAVAGHWVDRLAPRSARPYLRLARIDRPIGWWLLLLPCWWSAALAATRADHPWPDPWHLVLFLVGAVAMRGAGSTYNDIADRDLDAQVERTRSRPLPSGQVRTRAAALFLIAQALVGLAVLLQFNGAAILCGLCSLVPVAIYPFMKRVMPMPQAVLGLAFAWGALMGWVAVFGALGVPALALYVGSVAWVIGYDTIYAVQDIEDDEIAGIRSSARLFGDRLKLAVGLCYGLAVLGVALAVRGAGGGPLAYLGVLAFAGHLAWQVWSLRERDGRGALALFRSNRGAGLVLFAGLAADTVALGWLY
- a CDS encoding DUF6101 family protein, with protein sequence MNTFETMASPHEIHCQDGAAAPVWPAAFPALPIFGATQQGTRPAGVALAFAGEASEISGEDRFMLALVDAEGRIFDQMGPFCEEEVVAVWRDVAQKAGLARMIVREDGVLCPVSQQLGRLALGKIRMRRRHGSLCDRRPRFLVRRKTGRLPARPLIHRGEKEIIART